The proteins below come from a single Necator americanus strain Aroian chromosome V, whole genome shotgun sequence genomic window:
- a CDS encoding hypothetical protein (NECATOR_CHRV.G19333.T1), translating into MTGLSNTFTTARRRLSFKTTRRRLSLETLELIRQRGAARAAGNQELTSELARLCREAIKEDLKERRAEVLAEAAEAGKSIRYARRDFASRKTRMTALRNPKGTAIASRRGMEKIIYDFYSDLFDSHVHLPPHHLREDGQVIPEVLPSEIRHAIMSVRNRTAPGPDRIRPEHLKSLPPVLINTLARLFTRYLSECKVPKQWKTSKTVLLYKKGDPHDIGNYRPICLLSVIYKLFTRVILNRIEKVLDEGQPCEQAGFRKGFSTIDHIHTVSKLIEVSREYKMPLCLTFIDLKKAFDSVETEAVVEALDNQGVPTQYIKVLRELYSNFTTGISPFYKNIIIDVKRGVRQGDTISPKIFTATLENAMRKLEWDDMGVRVDGRQLHHLRFADDIVLITSSISQAERMLTEFDETCECIGPQLNLQKTMFMRNGWVSNAPFTFNETDISECTSYVSLGRELNMMNDLTPELGRRRRAAWERTRASRM; encoded by the coding sequence atgactggcttgtcgaacaccttcacgactgcgcgaagaaggctgagttttaaaaccaccaggaggcgcctgtctcttgaaactcttgagctgatacgccagcgtggagcagcacgagccgcagggaaccaggaactcacgtccgagctcgcaaggctttgccgagaggcgataaaggaagaccttaaagagagaagagcagaagtgctggctgaagctgcagaggcggggaaaagcatccgctatgcccgtcgagacttcgccagtcgcaagacgaggatgactgctctccggaacccaaagggaacagccattgcatcgagaaggggaatggagaaaatcatctacgacttctactctgatctcttcgacagccatgtccacttgcctcctcaccatctgagggaagatggacaagtcattccagaggttctcccgtccgaaatacgacatgctatcatgtcggtaagaaatcgtacggcacccggtcccgacagaataagaccagaacacctgaagagccttccaccagtactcatcaacaccctggcaaggctctttacacgttatctgtcggaatgcaaggttcctaaacagtggaagaccagcaagaccgtgttgttgtataaaaagggagatccacatgacatcggcaactatcgcccaatctgcctactgtccgtcatctacaagctctttacaagagtaatccttaataggattgaaaaagtcttggatgaaggacagccatgcgagcaagcagggtttcgaaaaggattcagcacgattgaccacattcacactgtttcgaaactcatcgaggtatcacgagagtacaagatgccgctctgtctcaccttcatcgacttaaagaaggctttcgactcggttgagacggaagcggtcgtggaagccttggacaaccaaggcgtccctactcagtatattaaggtacttcgagagttgtatagtaacttcacgaccggaatttcgccattctacaagaacatcatcattgacgtgaagaggggggtccgacagggtgatacaatttcacccaaaatattcacagccaccctcgagaacgcaatgcgaaagctggaatgggacgaTATGGGAGTGagggttgatggtcggcagctacaccatttgcggtttgctgatgacattgtactgataacatccagcatcagccaagcggaacgaatgctgaccgaattcgacgaaacatgtgaatGCATCGGTcctcagctgaatctgcaaaagacgatgttcatgcggaacggatgggtctcgaaTGCCCCATTCACGTTTAACGAAACggacatatccgaatgcaccagctacgtttctctgggtcgggaactgaacatgatgaacgacctgacccccgagctgggcaggaggagacgagcggcttgggagcgtacaagagcatcgaggatgtag
- a CDS encoding hypothetical protein (NECATOR_CHRV.G19332.T1), which yields MSTPGERKFSQKLMGLEACNLPMGFKIFKQNTVIEESPDSGGKPGTVAPGRTGLQESCRLPKRKRTRMAICTYNARTLASEAAIEDLMMQAKKIKYDVIGLNETRRHHPLNAVYETGEELFLGTCDSRGVGGVGVLVNTSMAKNIDSFEQLTTRIGCLRMRRCGPTPTSTIFIAYAPTSSYEEEEVELSIWTWRSSTKKIMPSTRS from the coding sequence atgtccactccgggagaacgaaagttctcccagaaactcatgggactagaggcttgcaacctgcccatgggttttaaaatttttaagcaaaacacagtaatagaagagtctcctgattccggaggaaagcctggtacggtagcgccaggtaggacggggttgcaggagtcatgtaggctaccaaaacggaaaaggactaggatggcgatctgtacttacaacgcacgtacgcttgcatcggaagcggccatcgaagatctgatgatgcaagccaagaagatcaagtacgacgtcatcggactgaacgagacgagacgacatcaccctctcaacgccgtatatgaaactggagaagaactgttcttaggaacatgcgacagtagaggtgttggtggagttggcgtcctcgtcaacacgagtatggcaaagaacatcgactcttttgaacaacttacgacccgaatcggatgtctgcggatgagaagatgtggtccaacaccaacTTCGACTATCTTcatcgcttacgctccaacatcaagctacgaagaagaagaagtcgagctttctatatggacctggagaagttctaccaagaagatcatgccttctacaaggtcatag
- a CDS encoding hypothetical protein (NECATOR_CHRV.G19335.T1) produces the protein MFARLPSLSFEIEAEPTDVAGRILKDKVDTTPFYKEYLIKPFIPLEQHHLISAEHSIAACQIRGVLPLLQCDLFRHLNNQEDFRQDNISSAKEQITS, from the exons ATGTTTGCCCGACTTCCTTCGCTCAGCTTTGAAATTGAAG CCGAGCCCACTGACGTTGCGGGTCGGATATTGAAGGACAAAGTGGACACGACTCCATTCTACAAAGAGTATCTGATTAAGCCGTTCATTCCCCTAGAACAGCACCACCTA ataTCAGCTGAGCATTCTATCGCCGCTTGCCAAATACGAGGAGTCCTGCCATTATTGCAATGCGATTTGTTCCGTCATCTGAATAATCAAGAGGATTTTCGTCAAGACAACATATCGTCAGCAAAAGAGCAAATAACAAGTTGA